AACCTATAGCGACGCTTACGCCAGATCAGAAGTAAAATCAGGGTTGAAATACCGACATGAGAGCTCGGAAACGCAGCGGTAGGACGTTCTCCCACCTGTTGTGTATGTTCAACCATCTTAAAAAAGATACCCGAATTATTAGCCGTCTCATTTAAAGTAGAATGGTAATTAAAATAGCGTCCCACTTCAGGGAAGATTCCGGCATGTACATTTTCAAGTCCTATCGCGGGGAAATAATACTGTGGACCGGCAGTCGGAAACAGAATATAGATGATGTAGTAAATGTAAAATGAGCAAAGTACTACAAAAAAGAAGTGCTCGAAATGCTTTTTCCCGAAAAAAAAGAAATAGAGGCTAGAGCCGAGAATAATCGGATAATAGGCAAAATAGCCCATATTAACCAACTCACTAAACCAGTGCTGCGGAATTGCCTGCCGAAACAACAAAGCCGGCTGACACCCAAAAATCATCTGCTCCCACCCCGCCAATAAATAGTCATGGTTAATCAGTGCCCGGTTTATCTCATAGGTATCGGGATACCAAAAGGAAAGCAAAGCCCCTACAAAAGCGTATCTTGCCAGCTTAACTACCCACCAGTGACGAAGCGAATTGAAGTAAGCGAGGATAAAAATGGTCACAGCAATCATCAGGCGCAATCCCACCAGTTCAAGCGGATTGGCCAATCGGCCCATCACACTAAGAATAAGGATGGTAGTAAAAAGGATATATGCAAATGTGATTTTCTCAACTGCAAGAAATCGGATAGGGAGTCTGTTAGCCATGTCAGAGCCAGTGTTGTTGTTTATACCATTGTATGGATTCCTCCAGTCCTTTTGACAAATCGTATTCGGGTACAAAGCCGAGCTCCGATTGAAGGGAGGAAATATCGCAAAGCCAATTGCGCTGCTTCATTATTTTGTACTTATCGGCATTCAGCGTACTGACTTTTCCGAAAAGCGAGGCCCATTTCTGAGCACACAAAGATACAACTTTTACTATATGTAATGGCAATGTAACGGCAATGACCCGTTTTTTGGGCAAATAGCGTTGCACCAACTCCCTGAAATCACTGGCCAGATAAGATTTTCCATCTGAGATAAAATAGGAACGGCCGGTCACCGGACTTTCAATGGCAAGAAACACCACACGGGCCAAATCTTTGACATAAATAAATGAAAGAAGCTGTGGAACA
The Parabacteroides sp. FAFU027 DNA segment above includes these coding regions:
- a CDS encoding phosphatase PAP2 family protein gives rise to the protein MANRLPIRFLAVEKITFAYILFTTILILSVMGRLANPLELVGLRLMIAVTIFILAYFNSLRHWWVVKLARYAFVGALLSFWYPDTYEINRALINHDYLLAGWEQMIFGCQPALLFRQAIPQHWFSELVNMGYFAYYPIILGSSLYFFFFGKKHFEHFFFVVLCSFYIYYIIYILFPTAGPQYYFPAIGLENVHAGIFPEVGRYFNYHSTLNETANNSGIFFKMVEHTQQVGERPTAAFPSSHVGISTLILLLIWRKRRYRLLAAIIPFYICLVMATVYIEAHYLIDVIAGLITAGLFYYLSNVLFVYFNKRYHGLMEHAEFFEKRKPYWKTKSIE